In one window of Legionella fallonii LLAP-10 DNA:
- a CDS encoding NCS2 family permease, whose translation MKNLKTYLLNGTTLKTELLAGITTFLTMAYIAFVNPSILHDAGMDQGAVFTATCLVTAFACLLTGLLANTPIGVAPGMALNIYFSYGVVQDLGIDWQHALAMVFISGVLFFVVTMTGLRRLLIEAIPHNLQIAILIGISLLIALIALQTNHIIVDAQHSLMQLGDIKRPECGLFFLGFLLILSLDYYQVRGAIIIGILSISALSLLLGLTSWQGVVGIPPSLSPTLLQLDFSGITSVEALKATFTFFLIAIFDATGTLIGLLNPSIFKQQKDFPQRLSKSLTADAAASALAGLLGSASTSPYIESATGIEAGGRTGMTAIVIAIGFLFMLFFFPLAKMIPGYAVGPALLYVACCMMKHLTDIKLDDISETAPCMTTIMMIPFTLSIADGIGWGIILHTLLKAITRQTLNPLIIVLSLVFVVFFLIS comes from the coding sequence ATGAAGAACCTCAAAACTTATTTGCTTAACGGCACTACCTTAAAAACAGAATTACTCGCAGGAATTACCACATTCCTCACCATGGCCTACATTGCCTTCGTTAATCCATCCATTTTACACGATGCCGGCATGGATCAAGGCGCAGTATTTACAGCCACCTGCTTAGTCACTGCCTTTGCCTGTTTACTCACTGGACTTTTAGCCAATACCCCTATAGGTGTAGCGCCTGGCATGGCATTGAATATTTATTTTTCTTATGGCGTGGTCCAAGATTTAGGAATAGATTGGCAGCATGCCTTAGCCATGGTATTCATTTCAGGAGTTTTATTCTTTGTCGTAACCATGACCGGACTAAGGCGTTTATTGATAGAGGCTATTCCTCATAATTTACAAATCGCTATTCTCATAGGGATTAGCTTATTGATCGCCTTAATCGCGCTACAAACGAACCATATCATTGTCGATGCCCAGCATAGTTTAATGCAACTGGGTGACATCAAGCGCCCAGAATGCGGCCTATTTTTTTTAGGCTTCTTACTTATTTTATCCTTGGATTATTATCAGGTCCGAGGAGCTATTATTATTGGCATTCTCAGTATCAGTGCTTTAAGCTTACTTTTAGGTTTAACCTCCTGGCAGGGTGTGGTAGGTATTCCCCCCTCTCTATCACCAACATTGTTGCAACTGGATTTTTCTGGAATTACGAGTGTTGAAGCATTAAAAGCGACATTTACTTTTTTCTTAATTGCCATTTTTGATGCCACAGGAACTTTAATTGGTTTGCTCAACCCCTCAATCTTCAAACAACAAAAAGATTTCCCCCAGCGCTTAAGCAAAAGTTTAACTGCAGATGCTGCCGCCTCCGCGTTAGCGGGACTGCTTGGCTCTGCCAGCACATCCCCCTACATTGAATCAGCAACAGGTATAGAAGCAGGAGGACGGACTGGAATGACGGCCATAGTCATCGCCATAGGATTTCTCTTTATGTTATTCTTTTTCCCTCTGGCTAAAATGATTCCTGGCTATGCAGTAGGACCCGCATTACTCTACGTTGCTTGCTGCATGATGAAACACTTAACCGATATAAAACTAGATGATATCAGTGAAACCGCTCCGTGCATGACGACCATCATGATGATTCCATTTACCTTATCTATAG
- a CDS encoding RMD1 family protein, translating into MECLSFCVAKSIDLTRLDNFLKNASNEYTSSKTRDVVKLSPHKNPNHVIFIFKNGTVVSWGVKRYEINDYLTTIKRLVDKPVALLVHDEFHYQIADKTAIEPHDFFDVDCLTMEDDSEELKLSLSYGFSQSVKLQYFETIIDGLIEKYNPMIQTLSQTGEMPISRKQIQQVIGEILGAKSEMNLISNFLYHPKYFWQHPTLEEHFIMLERYLHIQRRVNAINHRLDTLNEIFNMFNGYLENRHGHNLEIVIIILIAVEIIIAVMNFHF; encoded by the coding sequence ATGGAATGCTTAAGCTTTTGTGTAGCTAAATCAATCGATTTGACCCGTTTAGATAACTTTTTAAAAAACGCCTCAAACGAATATACTTCATCTAAAACGCGTGATGTTGTCAAATTAAGTCCACACAAAAATCCCAATCACGTTATATTTATCTTTAAAAATGGCACTGTGGTCTCATGGGGTGTTAAACGTTATGAAATTAACGATTATTTAACTACAATCAAACGTCTCGTGGATAAACCGGTCGCCCTTCTAGTACATGACGAATTCCACTATCAAATTGCCGATAAAACAGCAATTGAGCCCCATGATTTTTTTGATGTGGATTGTTTAACCATGGAGGATGACAGTGAGGAGTTGAAGCTAAGCCTCTCTTACGGATTCTCCCAATCAGTGAAGCTACAATATTTTGAAACCATCATCGATGGGTTAATTGAAAAATACAATCCCATGATTCAAACATTATCCCAAACAGGGGAAATGCCCATCAGCCGTAAACAAATACAACAAGTCATCGGTGAGATCCTCGGGGCTAAAAGTGAAATGAACTTAATCAGTAACTTCCTCTACCATCCTAAATATTTTTGGCAACACCCTACATTGGAAGAGCATTTTATTATGCTTGAGCGTTATCTACATATTCAAAGACGAGTCAATGCCATTAATCATCGCCTCGATACCCTTAATGAAATTTTTAATATGTTTAATGGTTATCTTGAAAACCGTCACGGCCATAATTTAGAAATAGTCATTATTATCTTAATCGCCGTGGAAATTATTATCGCGGTGATGAATTTCCATTTTTAG
- a CDS encoding helix-turn-helix domain-containing protein: MNNKVFSQRFNQELATFELPGEFNEKIKAVSKIFGITRHLANSLIFGNGFPDREQLDKIAKVLEVCPQWLSGVTDKKKAYSASKETADSV, translated from the coding sequence ATGAACAACAAGGTGTTTTCCCAACGTTTTAACCAAGAATTAGCAACATTCGAGTTGCCCGGAGAATTCAACGAAAAAATTAAGGCTGTTTCCAAGATATTTGGCATCACTCGCCATTTAGCTAACTCTCTAATCTTTGGAAATGGATTCCCTGACCGTGAGCAACTTGATAAAATTGCAAAAGTACTAGAAGTATGTCCCCAATGGCTAAGTGGCGTAACAGACAAAAAGAAAGCATATAGCGCCAGTAAAGAAACTGCCGATAGCGTGTAA
- a CDS encoding EAL and HDOD domain-containing protein, producing MSLPLIKILLARQGIYNKNGSVHAYELLYRDGDAQTAHVDNLNSFSGDSATSSVIAQLFSNMDMNSIIGNKRAFINFTRNHLLDEVPLLLPKSRIVVEVLETVTVDQRLIVNLEALSQLGYEIALDDFIFHEETRPLIDIANIIKIDILNQTNEQIVERLKPLKGYHGKLLAEKIENKSQFNFCVDLGFDYFQGFFLNKPDPLKGQVITENRVHLLKLLAELNDHDVPLGRVEEIILQIPKLSYRILRLSNSASLYTGKKIDSLMDAISQLGLVQIRNWISLLLLASLDDVAPDLLERTLIRAKMCESLVRKLGSGNPLQAYTVGILSTLDGILNEPMGSLLAKIHLSDTLNDALLYQKGDLGQVLKFATDYEAANFNELDNISLENKDLAQSYLEGIAHASEIMDIINH from the coding sequence TTGAGCTTACCTCTAATAAAAATATTATTAGCACGACAAGGTATCTACAATAAGAACGGTTCGGTGCATGCCTATGAGCTTTTATACCGCGATGGTGATGCACAGACAGCACATGTAGATAACCTTAACTCTTTCTCGGGCGACTCGGCAACCTCGTCTGTTATAGCTCAGTTGTTTTCTAATATGGATATGAACTCCATCATTGGTAATAAACGAGCATTTATTAATTTCACCCGCAACCACCTATTAGATGAAGTACCTCTTTTATTACCTAAGAGTCGAATTGTTGTTGAGGTATTGGAAACGGTTACTGTAGATCAACGTTTAATTGTAAATTTAGAAGCATTGAGTCAATTAGGTTATGAAATAGCACTCGATGATTTTATTTTCCACGAAGAAACGCGCCCCTTAATCGACATAGCCAATATTATTAAAATCGATATATTGAATCAAACAAATGAACAAATTGTTGAACGGTTAAAACCATTAAAAGGATATCATGGAAAGCTTTTAGCTGAAAAAATAGAAAATAAGAGCCAATTTAATTTTTGTGTGGATCTGGGATTTGACTACTTCCAAGGCTTTTTTCTCAATAAGCCTGATCCGCTTAAAGGCCAAGTTATTACTGAAAATAGGGTACATCTGCTCAAATTACTGGCCGAATTAAATGATCACGACGTACCCTTAGGACGTGTGGAAGAAATCATTTTACAAATTCCTAAGCTTAGCTACCGAATCTTACGCTTGTCTAATTCTGCCTCGCTATACACCGGAAAAAAAATTGATTCATTGATGGATGCCATATCCCAGCTAGGATTAGTACAAATTCGCAATTGGATAAGTCTTTTGCTCCTGGCAAGCCTTGATGATGTAGCTCCTGACCTTCTGGAGCGGACATTGATACGCGCAAAGATGTGTGAGTCCTTAGTCAGAAAACTGGGATCTGGCAATCCCCTTCAAGCTTATACTGTAGGAATATTGTCCACTTTAGATGGGATTCTTAATGAACCCATGGGCTCTCTCCTCGCTAAAATCCATCTCAGTGATACATTAAACGATGCATTGCTCTATCAAAAAGGTGACTTAGGACAAGTTTTGAAATTTGCTACAGATTATGAAGCCGCTAATTTTAATGAATTAGATAACATATCTCTAGAAAACAAAGACTTGGCTCAATCTTATCTCGAGGGCATAGCCCATGCTAGTGAGATAATGGATATTATTAATCACTAA
- the wip gene encoding Dot/Icm T4SS effector Wip, with amino-acid sequence MPHVKIEKEVNIYNYPRAEPTGASEIAIGDLHANAVLLMFFLQSNGIVNISAADYQKLVDIYRKDKHTKEDIKQFNQIIDALQINEKTLVRLIGDEICDRGQNDYFIFKILQKLKKHGVPVEIMLSNHGIEFLIPYEQGHELYAPNIDLAGQARSLNNLRQLITDGVIDKQEVDELVAEAYLPNLKLISYSLEANNITIYSHAGIGLEVIESLARKFKDDGVVYKDDTAEDLARTIDAINAVFAKHIAAGTVHTLPVHLTSASDPQGDPISFLLWNRFYHGLNRNKEHKGYNVYYVHGHDSGELSHDNIFNLDSSLGKPQTPNIGTHKALGVSGTMPKLQNQHANVNIVPVKTEPAYVADIANPFLSQLHKLKSKANELHQNGHTEAYTSAMEIHSKLEKAYRDLKGNHNIDNFRAKCTDVIAKQRPVLDKHRGWSEFLVNLVLLISTAGIGLLIKGAINVANNKSFFFVHKTQSTQIVDDLQSTIENNPSSNSPIK; translated from the coding sequence ATGCCCCACGTAAAAATTGAAAAAGAAGTAAACATTTATAATTATCCTCGGGCGGAACCAACTGGCGCATCTGAAATTGCAATAGGCGATTTGCACGCCAATGCTGTTTTGCTGATGTTTTTCTTACAGAGTAACGGAATAGTGAATATTTCGGCAGCCGATTATCAAAAATTGGTCGATATCTATAGAAAAGACAAGCATACAAAAGAAGACATCAAGCAGTTTAATCAAATCATTGATGCGTTACAGATAAATGAAAAAACGCTCGTTAGACTTATTGGCGATGAAATTTGTGATAGAGGGCAAAACGATTATTTTATTTTCAAGATTCTGCAGAAATTAAAAAAGCATGGTGTTCCAGTAGAAATAATGCTTTCTAATCATGGTATTGAATTCCTTATTCCTTATGAGCAAGGGCACGAACTCTATGCTCCCAATATTGATTTAGCGGGACAGGCAAGATCATTAAATAATTTAAGACAATTGATTACGGATGGCGTAATTGACAAACAAGAAGTTGACGAATTAGTTGCTGAGGCTTACTTACCCAACTTAAAATTAATTTCTTATTCATTAGAAGCTAATAATATTACCATTTATAGTCATGCCGGCATTGGATTAGAAGTAATTGAATCATTAGCAAGGAAATTTAAAGACGATGGTGTTGTCTATAAGGATGATACTGCTGAGGATTTAGCAAGAACTATAGATGCCATTAACGCCGTTTTTGCTAAACATATTGCGGCCGGTACCGTACATACCTTACCTGTTCATTTAACCAGTGCTTCCGACCCTCAAGGTGATCCTATTTCATTTTTATTATGGAATCGCTTCTATCATGGATTAAATAGAAACAAGGAGCATAAAGGGTATAATGTATATTATGTTCACGGGCATGATTCAGGAGAACTATCTCACGATAATATTTTCAATCTCGATAGCTCGTTAGGTAAGCCGCAAACTCCAAATATAGGTACGCATAAGGCTCTTGGAGTTAGTGGCACCATGCCTAAACTGCAAAATCAACACGCTAATGTCAATATTGTTCCGGTGAAAACTGAGCCTGCTTACGTTGCAGACATAGCCAATCCATTTTTAAGCCAATTACATAAACTAAAATCTAAGGCAAATGAATTGCACCAGAATGGCCATACAGAGGCTTATACGAGCGCTATGGAAATACACAGTAAATTAGAAAAAGCTTACAGAGATTTAAAGGGAAATCATAATATTGATAACTTTCGGGCTAAATGTACCGATGTAATCGCGAAACAACGTCCTGTATTAGATAAACACCGCGGTTGGTCCGAGTTTTTAGTGAATCTTGTCCTGCTTATTTCTACTGCCGGTATAGGCTTACTAATAAAAGGCGCTATTAACGTAGCAAATAACAAATCATTCTTCTTTGTACATAAAACGCAATCAACGCAAATTGTAGATGATTTACAAAGTACAATAGAGAATAATCCCTCATCAAATAGCCCTATAAAGTAA
- the gcvPB gene encoding aminomethyl-transferring glycine dehydrogenase subunit GcvPB, giving the protein MLIFELSKAKRQATAQAPKVAPSKYAVPTALQRKTPPKLPACSELQVVRHYTRLSHKNFSIDTNFYPLGSCTMKYNPRGVHKAASIAGFANRHPLALEEESQGFLEALYQLQNNIAEITGMPGVSLTAMAGSQGEFAGVAMIKAYHQSRGDTARDEMLIPDAAHGTNPASAVMCGFKVVELTTDKDGDIHLDELKSKLGPKTAGIMLTNPSTLGLFMRQIKEIAALVHQAGGLLYYDGANLNAILGKVRPGDMGFDVMHLNLHKTFATPHGGGGPGAGPVAVSKRLIPFMPLPVVKKTDSGYQWATRQDYPQSIGRLSCFMGNAGILLRAYFYMRLLGKEGLLRVSEYATLNANYLLKELAKAGYTAAYPERRASHEFILTLSQEKKNYGITAMDLAKRLLDYGDHAPTTYFPLLIPECLLIEPTETESKEELDRFIDIMKHIRQEAINNPTLLREAPHTLPVKRLDDVKAARELDLNYFASTE; this is encoded by the coding sequence ATGTTGATTTTTGAATTATCCAAAGCAAAGCGTCAGGCAACCGCTCAAGCACCTAAAGTGGCACCGAGTAAATATGCTGTTCCTACTGCCTTACAACGTAAGACGCCCCCCAAATTACCAGCTTGTTCGGAGCTGCAAGTAGTAAGACATTACACTCGCCTATCGCATAAAAATTTTTCTATAGATACTAATTTTTATCCCTTGGGTTCTTGTACAATGAAGTACAATCCTCGCGGTGTGCATAAAGCAGCATCCATTGCAGGATTTGCTAATCGTCATCCTCTTGCTTTAGAAGAAGAAAGCCAAGGCTTTTTAGAAGCATTGTACCAGTTACAAAATAATATCGCTGAAATTACCGGCATGCCAGGCGTGTCATTAACTGCCATGGCAGGTTCACAAGGAGAGTTTGCCGGAGTCGCCATGATAAAAGCATATCACCAATCAAGAGGCGACACCGCTCGTGATGAAATGCTGATTCCTGATGCTGCTCATGGTACTAATCCGGCGTCCGCCGTTATGTGTGGCTTTAAGGTCGTAGAACTAACTACCGATAAAGATGGAGACATCCATCTCGATGAGCTCAAAAGCAAACTAGGCCCCAAAACTGCTGGGATTATGCTAACCAATCCCTCTACTCTGGGATTGTTTATGCGTCAAATAAAGGAGATCGCCGCGCTTGTTCATCAGGCAGGGGGCTTATTGTATTATGATGGAGCTAACCTCAATGCTATTTTAGGTAAAGTAAGACCTGGAGATATGGGCTTTGATGTCATGCATTTAAATCTACATAAAACATTTGCCACTCCCCATGGTGGTGGTGGCCCAGGAGCTGGTCCAGTTGCCGTTAGTAAACGGCTCATCCCGTTTATGCCTCTTCCTGTAGTGAAGAAAACAGATTCGGGCTATCAGTGGGCAACACGACAAGATTATCCACAAAGCATTGGTCGCCTGTCTTGTTTTATGGGAAATGCCGGAATTTTACTGCGTGCTTATTTTTACATGCGACTTCTGGGCAAAGAAGGCTTATTACGTGTCTCAGAATATGCCACACTAAATGCTAACTATTTACTGAAAGAATTAGCAAAAGCAGGATATACCGCGGCCTATCCAGAACGACGCGCATCTCATGAGTTTATTCTCACGTTAAGCCAAGAGAAGAAAAATTACGGCATCACGGCCATGGATCTCGCCAAAAGATTACTGGACTACGGCGATCATGCCCCAACGACTTATTTCCCTTTATTGATTCCAGAATGTTTACTCATTGAACCGACTGAAACAGAAAGTAAAGAGGAATTAGATCGTTTTATTGATATCATGAAGCACATCAGGCAAGAAGCGATCAACAATCCAACTTTATTGAGAGAGGCGCCTCATACCTTACCCGTTAAGCGGCTAGACGATGTAAAGGCAGCTCGCGAGCTGGATTTAAATTATTTTGCTAGCACAGAGTAA
- a CDS encoding YciI family protein, protein MIIVQMTYLASLQEVDKYLSAHREFLDYYYKQGLLVASGPMKPRTGGIIIAATSDKAYLESIFKKDPYYLAEIAEYQFIEFTPVMHREELKELIQKMEGKLC, encoded by the coding sequence ATGATCATTGTGCAAATGACCTATTTAGCCTCACTGCAAGAAGTAGATAAATACTTATCCGCTCATAGAGAGTTTCTAGACTACTACTACAAACAAGGTTTATTAGTTGCCTCAGGACCAATGAAACCTAGAACAGGGGGAATTATCATTGCGGCTACTAGTGATAAAGCTTATTTAGAATCCATATTTAAAAAGGACCCCTATTATCTGGCAGAAATTGCTGAATACCAATTTATTGAGTTCACCCCTGTGATGCATAGAGAGGAGCTCAAGGAACTTATTCAAAAAATGGAAGGTAAATTATGTTGA
- the gcvPA gene encoding aminomethyl-transferring glycine dehydrogenase subunit GcvPA, which yields MPFIPHTAEDTKEMLKAIGVTDTQALFDEIPTALQYAGFQNIPAGMNEMDMLKEAHYLANKNRNGVCFIGAGCYEHHIPAAVWDIASRGEFLTAYTPYQAEASQGTLQLLYEYQTMICELTGMEVANASLYDGATALAEAVLMAVRVNKHSKTNRVLVAGTIHPFYRETIETIVRNQHIEVLTLPFDEQQGIITLSTLEQYNGEDITALVIAQPNFFGCLEQVDALSNWAHDNKTISIACVNPISLALLNPPGLWGQHGVDIVCGEGQPLGSPMASGGPYFGFLSTRMAHVRQMPGRLIGRTVDKEGKTGFSLTLQAREQHIRRAKATSNICTNQGLLVTAATIHMSLLGAEGLHQVASQCHHNTHELLDALTQIEGIEPVFTTPFFHEVLIRLNQPVEQVLAQLSEAGIAGGYAPAVHYPQLANTLLICATEMRTAEEIAHYANTLNNIMSKKRGAQ from the coding sequence ATGCCATTTATCCCACACACTGCTGAAGACACAAAAGAGATGCTCAAAGCTATTGGTGTTACTGATACCCAAGCCTTATTTGATGAAATTCCTACGGCGTTGCAATATGCCGGATTCCAAAATATCCCTGCGGGTATGAATGAAATGGATATGCTTAAAGAGGCGCATTATTTAGCAAACAAAAATAGAAATGGAGTCTGTTTCATTGGAGCGGGATGCTATGAACACCACATTCCTGCAGCAGTGTGGGATATAGCCTCAAGAGGTGAGTTTCTAACTGCATATACTCCCTACCAGGCAGAAGCAAGTCAAGGCACATTACAATTATTGTATGAATACCAAACTATGATTTGTGAACTAACCGGTATGGAAGTCGCTAACGCGTCCCTCTACGATGGAGCAACCGCTTTAGCGGAAGCTGTTTTAATGGCAGTCCGCGTCAATAAACACAGTAAAACCAATCGCGTACTGGTAGCGGGGACTATCCATCCCTTTTACCGTGAGACTATTGAAACGATAGTGCGTAATCAACATATTGAAGTGCTCACTCTGCCGTTTGATGAGCAACAAGGGATCATCACACTTTCTACCCTGGAGCAATATAATGGCGAAGACATTACTGCTTTAGTGATTGCCCAACCTAACTTCTTTGGTTGTTTAGAACAAGTCGATGCGCTAAGCAATTGGGCTCATGACAATAAAACGATTAGCATCGCTTGTGTGAATCCCATTTCACTCGCCCTATTGAACCCTCCCGGTTTATGGGGGCAACATGGCGTTGATATTGTTTGCGGAGAGGGACAACCATTAGGCTCGCCTATGGCATCAGGTGGCCCTTATTTTGGTTTTTTAAGTACTCGTATGGCCCATGTAAGACAAATGCCAGGGCGTTTAATAGGGCGTACCGTAGATAAAGAGGGAAAAACCGGTTTTAGCCTCACCCTACAAGCACGCGAGCAACATATTCGACGCGCAAAAGCAACTTCGAACATTTGTACTAACCAAGGATTATTAGTTACCGCTGCAACCATCCATATGAGTCTATTGGGAGCAGAAGGGTTACATCAAGTTGCAAGTCAATGTCATCATAATACTCATGAGTTGTTGGATGCATTAACGCAAATTGAGGGGATAGAACCAGTATTTACCACCCCATTTTTCCATGAAGTCTTAATTAGACTCAATCAACCGGTAGAGCAAGTATTAGCCCAATTATCCGAGGCTGGCATTGCTGGAGGTTATGCCCCAGCGGTTCATTACCCACAACTGGCTAATACGCTTTTAATCTGTGCGACCGAAATGCGTACAGCAGAAGAGATTGCGCACTACGCTAATACCTTGAACAACATTATGAGCAAAAAGAGAGGTGCCCAATGA
- the gcvH gene encoding glycine cleavage system protein GcvH, translated as MNELKFTTTHEWLKTEADEVIIGITDHAQQLLGDMVFVELPEIGDVVSAGEELGVVESVKAASDFYAPISGIVTAVNEAIVANPALVNSDPYSEGWLVKLKPSNLDEIKNLLSADQYQNEIAEEH; from the coding sequence ATGAATGAATTAAAATTCACCACAACTCATGAATGGTTAAAAACCGAAGCCGATGAGGTCATTATCGGTATTACCGATCATGCACAGCAATTATTAGGTGACATGGTATTTGTTGAATTACCTGAAATTGGTGATGTAGTCAGTGCGGGTGAAGAACTCGGTGTTGTTGAATCGGTAAAAGCAGCTTCCGATTTTTATGCACCAATCAGTGGCATAGTCACAGCGGTCAATGAGGCAATTGTTGCTAATCCAGCTCTAGTGAACTCCGATCCTTATAGCGAAGGTTGGCTCGTTAAATTAAAACCATCTAACCTTGACGAAATAAAAAACTTATTAAGTGCCGATCAATATCAAAATGAGATAGCTGAGGAACATTAA
- the gcvT gene encoding glycine cleavage system aminomethyltransferase GcvT, whose translation MIARTPLHATHLACGAKMVDFHGWDMPLHYGSQLNEHHFVRKDAGMFDVSHMTIIDLLGAGGRLFLRKLLTNDVDLLEHNGKALYSCMCNELGGIIDDLIVYQRASDNYRVVLNSATRQNDIKWIRKKSEGFAVGLQERPELAMLAIQGPKAIEKTLTVLSPAQIDAISTLTNFECVDVDNWFFARTGYTGEDGFEIIVPKESITQLWDDLLNAGVKPCGLAARDTLRMEAGMLLYGQDMDETTTPLESGLAWTVKWEPEDRDFIGMGALVSQKQHRVKRKMVGLTLLDKGIMRHGQKVVIEGCPDGIITSGGYSPTLDQSIALARVPVATGEQVLVDIRGKLIPAKVGKPRFVKHGQAI comes from the coding sequence ATGATTGCTAGAACCCCTCTTCATGCTACTCATCTCGCCTGTGGTGCTAAAATGGTTGATTTCCATGGCTGGGACATGCCCCTCCATTATGGTTCTCAGCTGAACGAACACCATTTTGTCCGCAAGGATGCAGGGATGTTTGACGTATCACATATGACTATAATTGACCTCTTGGGCGCTGGTGGCCGCCTCTTTTTGCGTAAACTCCTTACTAATGATGTCGATTTATTGGAACATAACGGCAAAGCACTATACAGCTGTATGTGTAATGAGCTCGGTGGAATTATCGATGATCTAATTGTTTACCAACGTGCTTCTGACAACTACCGTGTCGTTCTTAACTCTGCTACTCGCCAAAATGACATCAAGTGGATTCGCAAAAAAAGTGAAGGCTTTGCCGTCGGCCTACAAGAAAGACCAGAACTCGCTATGCTAGCAATACAGGGCCCCAAGGCTATAGAAAAAACGCTTACGGTTCTTAGTCCTGCCCAAATTGATGCGATCTCCACTCTAACTAATTTTGAATGCGTTGACGTGGATAACTGGTTTTTTGCTCGTACGGGATATACCGGTGAAGACGGCTTTGAAATTATTGTCCCTAAAGAAAGCATAACCCAGTTATGGGATGACTTACTTAACGCTGGAGTCAAGCCCTGTGGCCTTGCTGCTCGAGATACCCTGCGCATGGAAGCTGGCATGCTTTTGTATGGCCAAGATATGGATGAAACCACGACCCCTCTCGAATCAGGTCTTGCATGGACAGTCAAATGGGAGCCAGAAGATCGCGACTTCATTGGCATGGGAGCCTTAGTTTCGCAAAAACAGCACCGAGTCAAACGAAAAATGGTCGGGCTCACACTGCTAGACAAAGGAATAATGAGACATGGCCAAAAGGTCGTCATTGAAGGATGTCCTGATGGCATTATTACCAGCGGCGGTTATTCCCCAACCTTAGACCAATCCATAGCCTTGGCTCGAGTTCCTGTAGCAACAGGCGAGCAGGTGTTAGTGGACATTCGCGGTAAATTAATTCCGGCTAAAGTAGGGAAGCCACGTTTTGTAAAACATGGCCAGGCCATATAA
- a CDS encoding DUF3592 domain-containing protein, which translates to MGIHIGRWILDIGWLIVLLLLLNHFWQDRKALVRAQSWLKARGHITLCEWVTVGHSVWPKIEYTYQVAEQELVGEYLFLDTSHNNPNSKYSRRMAYKVAVAYKENSEIDIYYNPNHPEQSALDVTIPKKLNFILLLIGVLVLAQIGIIIFRLLG; encoded by the coding sequence ATGGGGATTCACATAGGACGATGGATACTCGATATAGGATGGCTAATAGTTCTACTCCTATTATTGAACCATTTTTGGCAAGATAGAAAAGCATTGGTGCGGGCTCAATCCTGGCTTAAAGCTAGAGGGCATATTACTCTCTGCGAATGGGTCACTGTGGGGCACAGTGTTTGGCCTAAAATTGAATACACTTATCAAGTAGCCGAGCAAGAATTGGTGGGTGAATACTTATTTTTGGATACTTCCCATAATAATCCTAATAGTAAATACTCACGTCGTATGGCGTATAAAGTGGCGGTTGCTTACAAGGAAAACTCAGAAATTGATATTTATTACAACCCCAATCATCCTGAGCAATCCGCTTTGGATGTAACTATTCCTAAAAAACTAAATTTTATTCTCTTATTAATTGGTGTTTTAGTTTTGGCTCAAATTGGCATTATTATTTTCCGGCTCCTGGGGTAA